The Halichoerus grypus chromosome 3, mHalGry1.hap1.1, whole genome shotgun sequence genome segment ggtacaaagagaaaaaatgagtGCATGGAAAGGCAGGAGGAATCCGAATAAGGGGTTAGCTGGAGCGTCAATTTGCTGGGTTGATCGTTGCTCGGTGGTTAGGCAAGACATGTCACCATGGGGAGCTGGCTGAAGGGCACACATGAGTTCCCTagattatttttgcaacttctatGCAAGCTAaaactacttcaaaataaaaaagttctaaaacaaaaaactctgagACTACTTCATCtaacaacagcagagtgcacattcttctcaagttcccacCGAACATTTGAAGAGAGAGACCACATCAAAAACAGACCCTCAGATACACCTTACGTTGAAAAGAATGGAAACCATGCAATATGTACTCTCAGACTGCAGTGGAAGTAAGCTAGAAATCATAATGGAGACAGTTGAAAAACCCCCAAATTCTTAGCAATCAAACAACAGTCTTCTCAATAACACacgggtcaaagaagaaatggcaaggaaattttaaaatattttgaactcaatgaaactgaaaacacaactTATATAAGTtgtagcaaaagcagtgcttataGGAAGACTGTAGCACTCTACACATAgatcagaaaagcagaaagagggcgcctcggtggctcagtaggttacgcatctgactcttgatttcagcgcaggttatgatctcagggtcgtgagatcgagtcccgcactgggtgtggagtttgcttgggattctctcttttccccctccctttgccctaCACCCACTCACGCACGAGGGCACACGTgcgcaccctctctctcaaataaataaataaatcttaagaaagaaagcaagcaagcaaagcAGAAAATCCTGTGTTCTTGGGGCGTCTTGTTGGCATGATCTCACCCCCTCGCCACCCTGCACCTTCGAGGATGACCACTTAAACTAATAAACACAAGggttggtgaagatgtggggaGACTGGGACCGTGTGCACTGTTCATGGGAGTGTAAGATGGTGCGGCCACACTGGAAAACTGTGGAGGCGCCTCCAAAAATTGAAATTAGAAccatcctatgatccagcaatcccactgctgggtatttattcaaatcaACTGAAAGCAGGGTTTCAGAGGATAGTTAGACCCCCACGTTCAGAGCCGTGCTCTTCACagaagccaaaaggtggaagcaacccaagcgcCTGTCAGCAGGTGGACGGATGAACACGGTGTGGTCCAGGCACACGATGGGGTATTGTCCGCCGTTAGACAGAGGGCACATTCCGACACCCGCCACCACACGGACGAACCTGGAGGACACTGTGCTCAGCGAAAGAAGCCCGGCACAAAGAGACAAACACCGTAGGATTGCCATCATATGAGGTGGCGAGAGTGGTCAGATTCAGAGACAAGGCAGGCGGTGGgcgctgggggctggggaggaggggtggggggttcGCGTTCAGTGGGGACAGAGTGTGAGTCTCGCGAGGAAAGAGTTCTGGGCATGGATGGCAGCGGCAGGTGTACAACAGCGTGAATGTGCTTAACAGCACGAGAAACCGCTAAGATGGGAAATCTGTATGTAGTTTAccacaaattcttttaaaaataataaaaacattgattggactaaaaaaaaaatcaattaaggggcgcctgggtggctcagctggttaagcgtctgccttcggctcaggtcctgatcccggggtcctgggatcgagccctgcgtcgggctccctgctcagtggggagcctgcttctccctctccctctgccgctccccctgcttgtgttccctctctctctccctgacaaatagaaaaaaaatttaaaaatttaaaaaataaaacaaatcaattaaGAAAGAAGATAGGAACACTTATGTTTCTAACTTAAACAACTTGCAAAGCAAAACAACTCGCTGCTGGCACTTGGAGCTCCACTTGTCCCAGTGACTCCTAATTCCcgcctcccagccccccacctcccaccccgcCGGCCCTCCTCTCTGTTGGCGGTGGCCCAGGAATCCACATGCTGTCCAGACAGTCCGCCAGCAAGCAGTTCCACAGTTGAGAGGGCGACAGGGATTTTTTGTGGGTTGGCGAGGGGTCtgccttttttctccccctgaGAAAACACTGCAATAGGGTTCCTGGTTTTGCCCGGACAAGGAGCTGAGTGACCCGGAACGGAGCCTGGAAGGTGCAGCCCTCACCAggaccccctccccaggcctccttgCCCACAGCCTGCTCATCCTCGTGTGTCTTCCGTTCATCCATCAGATTGGGAGcgcctgctctgggccaggcacccCGGATTCAGGGTGCACAAAATGGACAAGGGCCAAGCTCCTTGCCAtcgtgggggagacagacagacggacaaATCGACAAATGAGCATGCTCATAATGGGTGCCGAGAAGACGGAGAAGGACAGCAAACGGGTCAGGGACAGGACTGGCCATTGtgtactgcccccccccccccccccccgggactAGCTGctcccatccctccttcctcccctcccacacCCTGAGCAAAAAGAGCAGCCTTGGGGTAGAACCGTAGTCCCCACCACACTGTGGGCCCCTCAGGCGTGGACAGGGCCCCGAGGGCCGGTTCCTGAAGGCGGGGCGAGACCAGCACTTGGCAGGGCGGCCTTTCCTGCTGCGGCAGTGCCCCCTGCCGGGCAGGAGCTGTTCCTGCAGCCTCGTGGGGGCCAGGCGCGCCGCCACACTCCCACGGGAGGGGGCCTGGGGTCTCTTTATTCCCGTTCTCTGCCCCAGGGTCCCACCCGACCCCCGACGGGCACGCCTCCCTTTGGTGATGAACACAAAGAAGAATCATCTACAAGAAATGCATTCCGTTCTCTATTGCTGGGGTTAATGATGTAGGTCGCTTTGGAAAATGATTTATAACCTTTTGGCATGACAAGGAGTCTCTTCAGAAAGGTAGTTCTGAAAGTTCTCTAGCAACATCCCCGGGGCACAATTAAGAAGGGGCCCCCTTAGAGCCCACAGGAATGCTTGCACCAAATTTAACAAATTCAATCCCCGAACCTGGGGTTGCACTGAGTTGGCATCTGGCCCGCTCACCCTCTGGCCCGTCCAGCTCTCGAAGAAGAATCAGGCCTTATTTTTCTTGGTGTCCTCAGCCCTCCCAGGATGCTTGATGTCCCAGCAAGCCTTGATTGAattactgtatttgtctttctgtctcccATTGCATATACAGCGCCTAGCTTTTTCCTGGCTGTTCACTCACTCGCCCGGCCTGACGCTCATCGGCTCAACAGCCGAGCCTGCCTGGCGCGGTGTTACCTGAGGATTACAGCCGCGGTGCATAGGGACCGACAGAGCCCGTGCCTGCCTGGAGGTGGGCGAGGCAGACAGCACAGAGTGACACGGCGCTGTGAAGGGACCGCATCGGGTATCTTTCAGGATCAAGGTGAAGCTGGAGGggtgtgagcaaggggagggaggcCCAAGTCAAAGTCACTGAAGGGTGGGAGCCAGATGCCGCAGGGTGTGGCAGGCCATAGAACAGAATTCAGGTCTTATTCTAATGTCACGAGAAGCCAAGGATGGTTTTAGGCAAAGCCCAATATATCCTATGGCTTTTAAAGAtacctctgggggcgcctgggtggctcagtcgttgggcgtctgccttcggctcaggtcatggtccagggtcctgggatcgagccccgcatcaggctccctgcaccgtgggaagcctgcttctccctctcccgctccccctgcttgtgttccctctctgtctctctctgtcaaataaataaataaaatcttaaaaaaaaaaaaagatacctctgGCTGCTGTGTACTGTGTGGAGAGTGGCTTGGAGAAGGGACAGGGGAAGCAGGAAACCTCTTAAGAGACGGCTGAGTGGCCCAGGTGAGATGGGGTGGCTGCGGGACGGACAGAGAGGTGCATTTGGGATGTTCCGGGTGGTGCCTGCACGCTGTACTGATGAATTGGATGTTAGCTcgccccctttttattttttttgaaggttttatttatttaagagagagcgagcgagcacgagcagggggaggggcagagggagaagccgactcaccgctgagcagggagcctgatgacacagggctcgatcccaggaccctgaaatcaggacctgagccaaaggcaaacgcttaatcaactgagccgtCCAGACGCACTATTAACTCGCACTATTAACAGCAGTTCATTTTAAGccaaaatccttattttttttttttttaagaggtggattctttttttttataaaagattttatttatttatttgacagagagagagggaacacaagcagggggagtgggagaaggagaagcaggcttcccgctgagcagggagcccgatgcggggctcgatcccaggaccctgggatcatgacccgagcgaaaggaaggcagacgcttaacgactgagccacccagacgccccaagccAGAGTCCTTAGAAGATTCTGCCGTGAGAGTCCATGAAGCTGTTTCTGGTAAAGAAGGTGGGTCTGGAAGCAGGTAAGATGCGAGCTGGGCTCCAGTGACCGTCTTTCATGCAAAGATAGCTGGTGACTTGGGCTCCCTGTCTGCTGTCCTGAGCCCAGCTTTCTCCTGATTCACCTTCAccagcagggggaaaaaaaaaacaaaatcccttAGAACTAGTGCTTTCCTGTGCTGCCCCTTCTGAGGCAGCCAAGCTAGTTTAAAATCTTAAATCGCAGACCATTATTGGTCTGTTCCCCTTAGGTCTTTTGTTCCAAGAAATACCTGTGTTttgatctgtacctctgaaacaaatactacaatatatgttaaaaaaaaaaagaagaagatagcaggaagggaaaaacgaaggggggaaatcggagggggagacgaaccatgagagacgatggactctgagaaacaaactgaaggttctagaggggagggggtgggaggatgggttagcctggtgatgggtattgaggagggcacgttctgcatggagcactgggtgtcatacgcaaacaatgaatcatggaacactacatcaaaaactaatgatgtaatgtacggtgattaacataacaataaaaaattaaaaaaaccaaacacctgtGTTTTACGTGCACGCAGCCTGCACATCTGTCTCCGTGTGATCTGTGGCTGCTTCTGCATCACGGCCAAGGGAGAAGCTGCGAGTCCTTGTGGCCCTGTggtccctcccctctggcccttCAGGGACGGGGCTAGCCTGTCATAGGTCATACACTTCGCGGTTCACACCGGGCTGTCTGACTCCACaacctgcactttttttttttttttttaagattttatttgagtgagCGAGCCCaggcaggaagcccgatgcagggctcaatcccaggacctcgggaccacgacctgagcccaaggcagatgcttgacgactgagccacccaggcgcccatgaccTGCACTTTTATATCTACAATGGATCCACCTCCTCACACATGGTCTAAGACTCACATTCCTCAACGTTCTGGCCGGGAGGAAAAGCCACAAGGTGCCGACTAGCTCATTAGTCCCCAATTTTACGCATGCTCATGAACCGGCTCCTGGGCGCCCGAGGCTGCCCTTGGACTAGGGACTCCTGGACACTAAGCACGCATTGTGCTCTATAAGCCGGTGTGGGAGTGAAGAACAAACCGACTCCGGTGTGATTGGTGGGGTGCCCCCTCTCAAGCTTTATTAAACCCCATCCCTGTTTATTCTTCTAGAAAGTGGGGGAGCTCCAGACCCCAGAAGCAGGGGTAGGTCTACAGGGGTCACCCAGGATGACAACTAGCGCCTCACCATTTTATTGACTGATGAGAGGGGGTCCTGAAATCTCCAGCTGGTCAGGCGTGGGAGAGGGGCCAGAAGGTCCGAGGGTGGTGGTGTCAGAGCAGAGGTGTGCctggctcccccagccccggTTCTCGAGACAAAGGAGCTTCATCTGGTATCTGTCTTGCATTGTGCAGACCAGCTTCGAGTCCCCATTCCAAACAAGGCCCTGCACTAATTTCTATTTAGAACCCTCAAGGACAACACAAGTGACTAGGAGAATTTCAGAACCCAAGGTTGCTTAGAGATAAGCTGCACATGTAATCATGTAAGTGGTCATCAAAACcagggcttaattttttttttttaagattttatttatttgccagagagagagcgcacgagcagggggagtggcaggcagagagagaagcaggctctacgctgagcagggagcctgatgcgggactcaatcccaggaccctgggatcatgacccgagccgaaggcagacactcaaccaactgagccacccaggcgccccaagggctgtttttttaaaatattgccagaaaatggagcacctgggtagctcaattggttgggcatctgccttgggcttaggtcatcatctcagggtcctgggatcaggctccttgttcagcggggagtcagcgtctccctctcccctgtccctccccactgcttgtgtgcgtgctatctaaataaataaaatcttttaaaaaaattaaataaaattatcctaTTTTTCATAATTTGCTCTAATTACTATCtactttttaatataaagcaTTTTAGCAACATGGATGTTAGGTATGAAAGCTATTTTCATATTTGGTGACTATATTATTGGGATATGCTAATTACTTATGGTACTACCCAGCGATTGCCCAATATTAAATGTAGCTTACTTGTGCTTTCAGCTTCTAAATTCAGGAGTTCCTTAGTATGTCATCAATGAACTTCCtgaataaaaactataaatgtgCGACAATGAAGGTCCATGAAAGCGAAGGTGCAATTACATTAtcggatttttttttgttgtcagagagagagagagtgagctcgcgcgctgcaggtagagggagaggcaagctCCTCTGTGAGCAAGAAGCCTGagccgggactcgatcccaggaccctgagcggaaggcagatgcttaaccgactgagccacccaggcgtccctacaagATCAGATTTATCATGATATACCGGTAAGGGAGAATATGCCTACTCTATCAGCCTCTAAGTTCTACGATAAATGACACAAAAGCAACCTAAGCTGGGTGCTTATTTGAGGTCTACTGTCTAGGAGGACCAATTAATAAAACAGATTAAGATCCAAATCAAGATCAAAGCCTGTTGTATCTGCAGAACATCTTTAGGATTCCATGCTGTGGGTGAAAGAACAAAATCCTAATACCAGTAATTCACAGATGTGATTTAACTATTCactttgaaaggaaagaaacataaaattctgTGAAATAGTAGCTAAGCTTTTTCACATTCTAAAGGAGGTACTCCCACCCAAGCCACTTTTCCTTATCCCTACAATTATGAGCAATATATCTATTTTCAAACAAAcgaaaaaagaaatatgtaaaatcctttccagaagaaaagcttttccaataaaatttgaaatttttattaatatttaaattataaaccaGATGTCAGCAACCACATATAGACATGTTTGCTGTGGACAAATTAAGATTCGGAGGGCCTGCTTTCAAATACAACTTCAGAACTAGTTGCAATAAATCAATACATCTTCTCAGAAATTGTATGATTTCCTTCGGTTTACAACCCACGATGTGCGAAGTTTAATATAACCTGAAACAACTTACCATCTACCCTAAAAGCTACAGAAAATGGAATCGCTATTAAGATCGAATAACAAGACGTGAACATTTCAGCAGTTTTTCTTAAGAGTATAAAATATAGAAACCTGGAAAAGGTAATACTGTTGGTTGAGCTGTAAAACCTATAAAAACAACAGTTTTGCCCCAGCGCACAGGTAAACTCATTCATTTGGCTTCCCCGACGCCCCCGACCGCGCAGCCCTCAGTTTAGCATCGGAAGACACAGAAAACCATACATCCTTACGTGAAGTCATGCAGACAGTGAAACAAGAGTGTGCAAAAGATAAATACGCCATACTCCCAACACCGTGGGTGTCTACAGCGGACTTCCAGCTGACTCGGCACCCGGGGTAATCTCAGACGGCGTCCCCTCGCGGTGCCGGCCGGCGGACGGACTCACACCTGGGGTCTCTCGCTGCAGCAGGGAAAGTGGTCTTCGGTCCGGAACAGGACGGGCGGCTCGTAGCCGCTCTGCGGCGGCCTGCCGGAGGGCGCCTTGTTGAAGAAGGAGGGCACGCTGATCGTGTGCAGCAGTTTCCTGAAGGCGCTGGGGAAAGCGCCCAGCTCGGCCTCCGCCCTGGCCACCTGCTCCTCCATCCTGGCCACGCTGGCGCCGATCATCCCCACGAAGGCCTCGAGCCGGTCGATCTTGCTGTAGACCTGCCGCATCTCGGTGGCCTTGGCGTAAATGCGAGGCACACCCTCGCTGACGACGTGGGAGGAGTCGCCGCGCAGCATGTCCAGCATGCCCACGAACTCGTCCACTCTGGTGAGCAGGTCCTCCAGGCTGGCGTCCAGGGCCTCCACCTCGGGCCGCGCCCCGGCTCCCGGCAGCAGGCAGGCGGCGTAGCCCGCGGCGGCGCGGCGCAGCAGCGGCAGATCGCGGCCCGGTGCGCCCAGCTCTGAGCCCTCGTCCTCCCACGGCCCCGACGCGCTGCTGTGGCTCTGGGACACGTTGCCGCTGTCCCCGCTCCAGGCAGCTCCTTGGAGctcggcctcctcctcctccgacCCTTCGCGCGCCAGCCCACGACCCGCGGGGCGCTCCTCCATGGCCCGCTACGGCCGGACTGCCCGCCCCGCTTCCGGCTTCCCAGTCCTGCTTCCGGCCCCTCCGCACGCACGCGGGTGCGTGCACGCCCCGGCCTCCGGCCTCCGCGCGCTCACGTACGCGCGCGCGCGCCAATCTCTGGTTCCTGCCCCTGGACGCTCGTGCGCGCGCACGTGCTCACACTCAGAACCCTTTTTAAAAGGTGAAggtgtggggtacctgggtggctcagtcgttaggcgtctgccttcgcctcaggtcatggtcccagggtcctgggatcgagccccgcatggggctccccgcttagcgggaagcctgcttctccctccgcctctccccctgcttgtgatccctctctcgttgtgtctctctctgtcaaataaatagataaaatcttaaaaaaaaaaaatgtgaaggtgTAACAGAACTACGGTAAGATGCGTGCGTCCTCAGTGTATCTTTTGCGTGTTCACACACTCATGTAACCTCCATccagatcaagatatagaacatgtcggggcgcctgggtggctcagtcgttaagctctgccttcggctcaggtcatgatcccagggtcctgggatcgagccccgcatcgagccccgcatcgggctccctgctccacgggaagcctgcttctccccctcccactccccctgcttgtgttccctctctcgctgtgtctctctctgtcaaataaataaaatcttaaaaaaaa includes the following:
- the BLOC1S4 gene encoding biogenesis of lysosome-related organelles complex 1 subunit 4, producing the protein MEERPAGRGLAREGSEEEEAELQGAAWSGDSGNVSQSHSSASGPWEDEGSELGAPGRDLPLLRRAAAGYAACLLPGAGARPEVEALDASLEDLLTRVDEFVGMLDMLRGDSSHVVSEGVPRIYAKATEMRQVYSKIDRLEAFVGMIGASVARMEEQVARAEAELGAFPSAFRKLLHTISVPSFFNKAPSGRPPQSGYEPPVLFRTEDHFPCCSERPQV